The DNA region GGCTCGGCGACCGCGACGAGTTCGCCGGAGCGCTCGTGGTCCAGGCCGTGGGCCGATTTGCTGTCCTTGTCGAGGAGTTCGGCGACGCCGTCGAGGCCCGCGACGATCTCGGTGGTCTTCGCGAGGTCGGCCGGGTCCCGGACGTAGACATGAGCGATCTGGTGGTCGGCGACGGCGAAGGCGCGCGAGGTCCACGGATCCAGGTACTCCATGCTGTCCTGCGTGTACACCTCCAGCAGACCCGCCTCGCGCAGCGCGCGGTTGATGTCCACTGGGCGGTCGGCGGGCGCGATGCCGTACTCGCTCAAGGCCACGACGGTCGCGCCCGCGGCGAGGAGGTGGTCGATCAACGGACGTATGGCATCGTCGAGTTGGCGTGCCGCGCGGGCGGTCTCTGGGGAGTCGGGACCGGTGCGCTGCGGCTCGTAGTCGAGGTGCGGGAGGTAGACGAGGCTGAGGTCGGGCCGGTGCTCGTCGAAGAGCTGGCGGGCGGCGCCCAGGATCCACTGGCTGGAGGGGAGACCGGCGTTCGGACCCCAGTAGGTGAACAGGGGGAACGGGCCCAGACGGTCGGTGAGTTCGTCGTGCAGGGAGGGCGGATATGTGTAGCAGTCCGGCTCCTTGCGGCCGTCCGAGTAGTAGATCGGCCGTGGGGTGACGGTGAAGTCGACGTCCGCGCCCATGGCGTACCACCAGCAGATGTTGGCGACCTTGAAGTCGGGGCGTGAGCGCCGGGCGGTGTGCCACAGCTTCTCCCCGCCGACGAGGTGGTTGTGCTGCCGCCACAGGAGTACGTCGCCGACGTCGCGGAAGTACCAGCCGTTGCCGACGATTCCGTGCTCTCGGGGGAGGACGCCGGTGAGGAAGGTCGACTGGACCGAGCAGGTCACTGCGGGCAGGACGGTGCCCAGGCGGGCTTGGAAACCGCGGTCGGCGAGCGCGGCAACCGCGGGCATGTGCTTGAGCAGCCGGGGCGTGAGGCCCACGATGTCCAGGACGACGAGAGGCTTGGCGGGGGCAGTCATGTGGAGGTCTCCTTGCTCAGAGAGCCGGGCGTCAGACCGAGTGCTGTCAACTCCTGGTGGGTCCAGGCCAGTTCGGCGGCAAGGCCGGTGGCGAGCCCGGCCGGATCCGTTGGCCGCAGTCCGGGCGGCAGCACGTTCCAGGTGTACGTCTCGACCTCGATGTGGTCGCACAGTGCCTCGGCCCCGCCGAGCAGCCTTCGCAGGACGTCCGAGAGCACGGGCACGGTCGTATGCAGCGGGGGCTCGGCGGCGGCGTGCAGGGGGGCGTGGAAGTGGACCCGCCAGGGCGCGTCGTCGGGCAGTTCGCCCGCCAGTGCCTGGGGGAGGTCGTCGACACCTCGTACGCCTTTGGCCGTGCGTGCACGGGTCTGGTGCAGGAAGCGTTGCTCGGCGAAGCCCGCGAGCGCAGCCCGGGCCGCGAGGTCTGCCGGGACGTCGGCCTGGAGAGCGGCCGAGGCCTGCACCTTGACCACCGGCAGCCCGGCGTCCGCCAACCGGGCGAGAGCCGCCGCCGGTTCCTCGAACTGGACGGCGAGGTGGCAGGTGTCCAGGCAGACACCGAGCCAGTCGGGATCGAGTCCGCCCAACTCCCGTACGGCCTGAGTGGTGTTCTCCACCACACACCCCGGCTCCGGCTCGAAGGCCACCCGGATACGGCGCCCGGTCTCCCGGTGCAGGGCGGCGAGGCCTGTCGTGAGCCGGTCCAGAGACCGGTGGGCCCGCTCCCACCGTGCGCGCGGCCAGGGCGCACGCCAGGCGAGCGGCAGGGTCGACACGGACCCGCGTACCGCGTCGTCCGGCAGGAGACCGGCGAGCACGCGTGCGCAGGCGAGGGTGTAGTCCAGACGCCGGTCGTCCGCCCAGTCCGGCAGGTAGACGTCCTTCTTGACGACCTCGCGGTGGAAGCCCTCGTAGGGGAAGGCGTTGAGGGTGACGGTCTCCAGGCCGCGCAGGGCCAGTTCGTCGCGGAGGCGGGTGAGAGCTGAAGGGCTGTCGGCGAGTTCGGTGACGACGTCGTGGGCGAGCCACAGGCCGATGCCGAGGAGGTCGGTGCCGAGTTCCTTGCGCACCGGTTCGGCGTACTCGGTGAGTTGGGTGACCACGCCGTCGAGGGTCTCGGCGGTGTGCACGTTGCTGCAGTACGCGAGGTGGACGGTTGTGCCGTCCCGGTGGTGCAATCGCATGACGGGCCGTCACTCCCCGCCGCGTCGCACGGAGTTGCCCTCGAAGAGTCCCGAGTCGTCGGGTTTCGGTACGTCGTCCAGGTCGAGACGGCCGCTCTGCCCGTAGAAGGCGACCGGGTTGCGCCACATCACCTCGTCGACGGCGTCCTGGTCGAAGGAGCCGTCGGCGAGCATCGCGTCGGCGGTCTTGCGGGTCTTGAGGGGGTCGCTGCGGCCCCAGTCGGCCGCCGAGTTGACGAGGACGCGTTCGGTTCCGTATTCCCGCAGGATCCGGACCATCCGGTCCTCGCTCATCTTGGTCTTCGGGTAGATCGAGAAGCCCATCCAGCTGCCGCTCTCCTTGACCATGGCGACCGTCAGCTCGTTGAGGTGGTCGACGAGGACGTGCTCGGGCGCGATGCCGGACTCGCGGACGACGTCGAGCGTGCGGCGGGTGCCGGCCGCCTTGTCGCGGTGCGGGGTGTGTACGAGGACCGGCAGTTCGTGCTCGATCGCCAGCTCCAGCTGGCGTGCCAGTGCCTCGTCCTCCTCCTTGGTCATCGAGTCGTAGCCGATCTCGCCGACCGCGACGACCCGGTCCTTGGCGAGATAGCGCGGCAGCTCGTCGAGGACGGGCAGACAGCGCGGGTCGTTGGCCTCTTTGGGGTTGAGGGCGATCGTGCAGAAGTGCTGGATGCCGAACTGGGCCGCGCGGAACGGCTCCCAGCCCAGCAGCGCGTCGAAGTAGTCGGTGAACGCGCCGACGGTCGTGCGCGGCTGGCCGAGCCAGAACGCCGGCTCCACCAGGGCGCGGACCCCGGCCGCGTACATGGCCTCGTAGTCGTCGGTGGTGCGGGACGTCATGTGGATGTGCGGGTCGAAGATGCGCATCACGCGGCTCCTTTGGATATGCGCTCGTCTCTCGGGGGCGCTTGGGGTGTCGGGCCGTTCAGGGAGGTGATGTCGGCCGGGACGGGGCGGCCCGCGGCGATCCGCTCCCGGGCGAAGTCGGTGAGCATGCGGGTGAGTTCGGCATCCGTGCGTTCGGCGAGTCCGCTGATCCGGTCGAGCGGGATCTCGCAGAACACGCACTTCAGTACGGCCTGGCGGAAGGCGTCGGGATCCAGGTGCCGGGCCGCGTAGGGGCCCAGGGCAGCTTCGACGAGGGTGGTGTCGTTGCTGCGCAGGGCCTCGCGGGTGACGGGCAGGGCCCGGTCGCCGAGGTCGGGGTCGGCGGCGTCGAGCAGAGGCAGGGCGTACAGCACGGCCCGCTGCTCGGCGGCGTCTCCGTGCCGGTAGAGGCCCGTGACCTCGGCCGCGAGGGCGGAGCCCCGCAGGGGAAGGGCGAGCAGGAGCGCGGCCCGCACCTGGTCGGCCGCCGCCTTGCCGCAGCGCCGGGCGGCGGCCGGGAAGGCCGCTCGGACGGCGTGCGGGTCGGAGGCGATGCGCACGGTGGCGGTGTCGAGCCAGGCCCGCGCATCGGGGGTGAGATCAGGGAGGGATGGTGGAGTCGGCGAGTCGGGCAAGGTGCACCTCCTGGTGCGTCTCCCGACCGGTGGACGGTGTGCATCTGTGCACCGGGCCGAGGAGTTGGGGGGTGGGGTGACTGGGTGTAGCCGAACTCCGCGGCAGGGAGCGCGGATCAGGAACGCGCGCTGCCGGCACCGGTACCGGCAGCCAGAGCGGTGCGCAGGAAGTCCAGGGAGCGGCGGGCCACTTCGGGCGCGTCGAGCGAGCCGCCCTGGATCTCGACCGAGACGAGTCCGCGGTGTCCATGCGCGGCGAGTTCGGCGAGCAGAGGCGGGAAATCGATCTCGCCCCGGCCGAATTCGAGGTGTTCGTGGACACCGCGCCGCATGTCCTCGACCTGCACGTTCACACAGTGCGGCGCGGCGCGTCGCAGACAGTCGAGCACCCGTGCGTCCTCCACGCAGTGGGCGTGGCCGACGTCGAAGGTGATGCCGAACCGCTCGTGCCCGCCGAGGAGTTCCCTCAGCTTCAGGCACCGCTCGACGGTGTCGACGAACATGTACGGCTCCGGCTCGAAGCCCACCGTGACCCCGAACTCCGTCGCGGTCGCCAGCACCGCCTCGCAGCCCGTCGCCAGACGCTTCCAGGCGAGTTCCTCCGGGAGACCGGCCGGAGGCGGACCGCTGCACACCTGGACCGTGGGCGACCCGAGGTCGGCGGCGATCCGGATGGCGCGCCGCAGCAGATCCACCCGGCGCTCGGTGCCGGACTCCGACATGAGGGTGGGGATGTGCTTGTGCCAGGGATCGAGGAGATAGGGCGCGCCTGTCTCGACGGTCACGGACAGCCCGAGGTCGTCCAGGGAATGTGCCAGCCGGTCCACTCGCCGCGGCAGATCGTCGGCGTACGGGTCGAGATGGCCGTGGTCGAGCGTGAGCGCGACACCGTCATAGCCGAGGTCTGCCAGCACCCGGAGCACATCGTCCAGACGGTGGTTGGTGAAGCCGTTCGTGCCGTAGCCGAACCGCAGGTCCGTGACGTCCGGGCGCGGTGCCCCGTCTCCGCCGGGGGTGCTCATGTCGGCGACACCTTCCGCACCAGCTGGCGCGCGATCGGGTGGGCGGCCGCCAGCAGGGCGGCGGCCCGAGGAGCGCCGGCGCCCGCGGTCAGCGCGGCCTGCAGCGGCATCAGACCGAGGATGCCTGCGCCGACGGCCCGTTGGATGTTCGGTGCGGAGGGTTCGCCCAGGGCGCGGACCTGTGCGGACCCGAAGGTGACGAGATAGCCGGCCGCTCCCGCAGCGGCACCGAGGCGTGAGGTCCGCCCGGCCGTAGTGGCCGTGACCGCCGCGCAGAGACTCACCACCGTGCTGGCGGCGAGCGATGCGGCCGGTACGGCGGCGGGGGCGCCCGTCGTCTCGTGGCGGCTCAGCGTCGTGACCGTGTAGGTGTGCAGACCGACCACGAGGGCCGCGGGCAGCGCGGGTGCTGGAGTGCGCGCACCGGCCAGGACGTCCAGAACGCGGGTCCCGGCCATCGCGGCGGGTCCGGCGGGAGTGTTCTTGAGGGCGAGGTCGTACGCCCACACCAGACCCGCGAGGGGCACCGCTGTGCGCAGGGCCCGCCGTCCGCCCGAGAGCGCGGCGAGTCCGAGTCCCGCGGCGGTCAGGGCCGATGCGGTGGTGAAGGCGGTGCGGCGGGGTATTCGGCCGGAAGGGATCGGCCGCCCCGGTCGTTCGACGGCGTCCAGAGTGGCGTCGGCGTAGTCGTTGAGGGCCATGCCCGCCCAGTAGAGACAGACGGACGAACCCATGGTGCCCAGCGTGCGCGGGCCGAGCGGCCGCCCGCTCGCGACGGCCCCGACGAGCACGTCGCCGGGGACACTGAGAGCCGCAGGGGCGCGCACCAGTTCGGCAAGGTCGAGCAGCCGGTGTCTCCACCGCTGGATCTTGTGAGCCATGCGGCCGACAATACCCAGCATACTTAAAGTTTCAAGGAAAAATTTCCGTTGGGATTGCAAACATGGAGGTGGTGTTCATTACGTTTGCGGCCCCAATTGACCGGAAGGTGCGTGAATTTACTTTATAATGTCGTCGCCAGATCTGGATTCATGATGCACGGAATTCGCGTACGCATTCAGAGTGCCGCGCAGAGGGCGTCGATGAGCGCCATCTCCGGGGGGCGTCGGTGATGTGCCCACGTCATGCGGTGGACGTAGCTCAGCGAGACGCCCGTCTCCGGGTCGGCGAGACCGCAAGAACCGCGCTGTCCGCTGCTCTTGGCAACGTCGACCACAGGCCGGGACGCTAAGGGCAGCGTCTGTACTCCTGGAAGACCACTGCTGGTCCAGGACGATCGCTTTCAAGGTCTCCCGTTGCCCCGGGGGACCTTGGCGCTTTCGATGACGGCTTTGCTGCGCCATGTGATGATCGGCTTCGGCGGTCCAACAGGCGCTCAGCCCGTTCTCCTGTCGACCCCTAACGGCCTGTCAGGACGTGGCCGACTGTCGTCGGCGCAGCGCATTATGCTCTGCAGCACGGGCCGTTGGGCGCTGCCCGGTCCCCGGCAGTGGCCTGTTTCAAGGGTCTATGGCCCAACTCAACCAACCTGCGATGCCAGTGGTATCGCCGCGGCCGACAGTGGTGAGTAGACACCAGCAATCAACCTCGAAGCCCACCACCCCCGCGAGCTACTGCACATCTGAGGATCCATACCCGCGACGAACTGAGCACCAACGTCCGCGCACGTTCCCGCTGTTCGGTAGCCGTGTCCCGGCCGCCGTCAGTGCCCGGGGAGAGAATCGGCGGATGGATCTCGAACCGACGGCGGCAGACGAGTCCGAAATCCTCGCTACTGCCATACGCGCATACCTGGCACAGACCCGCTTCGCCTTCACCGGCCTCACCGGAAAGAAGGCAACCCTGCGCATCACCCGCGTGGTAGCGGAGTGGGCGAGGGCGTCAGGCTGGAGAGAAGCGGATGGGAGGCGCCGATGCGCTATATCAACCCGCCACGCCAGCAGACCGCGGGCTGCATGATCTACTGGTTGCCGCCCTGGACTGCTTACCTGGATCTCCGCCTCGTTCGCAAGGATGCCCCTCCGATCGCCGTGGAGATCGACCGCGTGGAGGACGGCACCGCTTGGACAAACTCCGCGATGAAGCCCTCCGCGGACGCCCCGCGCTGTGGATCCGCTGGCACGGAGCGCTGCGCGTCGAGCTCCCAGCTGGTGTCACCCGGCTACACCTGCCGACCCGGTCCAGCCACTCTCCCGTCCGGTACTCTCTCGCCCCGGTCGCCCGCACGGCGGCGATCACCCTCGGCGAGGCTGTCACTCCCAAGGAACGGACGGGCGCCCTGCGCCGCGACCAGCAGCGGATCGAGGAGGAAGAGCGAGCTGCCGCCCTCCCTCGGGACCCCGGCCCCATCAGCATCTAGTAGGACTCCGTTAGGTCTTCCGGATGGTCCTGATCAGGAGCATGTTGGATGGGTGGATGCACATGAAGTGAACCGTGTCCGGGCGGTGTTGGCGTTGTTCGTGGCGGATGTGTTCGCCTTGGTGCCGCGCAAGGACCAGCGAGCCAAGGGCGACTGCTATCTGCGGGGTCTGATGCTGGACGGCCGCCGTAAGTCGATTCAGGCGATGGCCTCCCGGCTGCCGGACGGCAACGAGCAGAACCTGCAGCAGTTCGTGAACCAGTCCACCTGGGATCCGGTGCCGGTGCAGCGGCGGATCAACGAACGCCTGCTGCCGCTGGTCAATCCGGTGGCCTGGGTGATCGACGATGTATCGGTGCCCAAGGACGGGCAGATGTCGGTCGCAGTGGCGCCGCAGTAATGCGGCGCCTTGGGCAAACGCGCCAACTGCCAGGTCGCCGTCAGTGTCCACGCGGCAAGCGACACCGCCTCGTGCCCGCTGCAGTGGCGCCTGTTCCTGCCCGGGGAATGGGACTCAGACCGCGACCGCCGGGCCAAGACCCTCATTCCGCCCGAGGTCACACACCGGGAGAAGTGGCGGCTGGCCGTGGACATGCTCGACACCCTCGCCGACTGGGGTATGACGCCGCCCTCGGTGGTGGCCGACGCCGCCTACGGCACCAACGCCCACCTGAGGGCCGCACTGCATGACCGTGGACTCGCCTACGTGCTGGCCGTCCGGGCCGATATGACGGCCCATCCGTTCGACGCAGAGCCCGAGGCCCGGGCCCGCAAGGGGTCGGTCGGCTGCTGGCCCCAGCCCCGCTACCGCCACCGGGCACCCTCAGTGGCGGCCCTCGCCGCGGGGCTCGGGCGAACGGCTTTCACCACCCTCGCCTGGCGCCACGGCTCACGAGGAGAGTTACGTTCCCGCTTCGCCGCCGTGCGGGTCCGTCCGGCCGGCACAGCCGTCGAGCGCCCGATCAAAGCCACGGCATCGGCCGAGCAGGGCTGGTGGGACGGGATCCTGCCCGACTGCTGGCTGCTCGTCGAATGGCCCGACGACGCCGAGGCACCCACCGAGTACTGGCTGTCCAACCTGCCGCCCGACACGGCGATCGCCGACCTGGTCGCTCTGGCCAAGGTCCGCTGGCGCATCGAGCACGACTACCGCGAACTCAAACACGGCCTGGGACTTGACCACTTCGAAGGCCGTTCCTGGCCAGGCTGGCACCACCACATCACCCTCGTGACCGCCGCCCACGCCTTCCTCACCGAACAGCGCCTGGCCCCAAAAGTCCCCGTACCGGCCTCACCCTCTACCAAGTCCTCGACACCCTCCAGAACACCCTGAGGTGCTGGACCGGCACCTGCACCACCTGCCAACAGCCCCTACCAAGCAGACCTCCGAGATCCAGACAGACCTAACGGAGTCCTACTAGGGGTTCCCGGCACGGAATACCCGAAGGACACGATCCTGCCGATTTACGGCTCAGGGATCTCGCCGACCGCGCACCGCCGCTGCATGAACTGCCAGGGTTGGCTGGGGGAGCGCGTCGGAAGCCGATCAGGGTTGCAGCTCGGGGAACGCTTCTTCCCAGACGTCTTTGATGGTCCTGCTGATGAGCTTGTGGAGTACTGGCCACAGCTCGAGCAGGATGCCCTTGTTGAGGTAGCGGCACAGGTCGTCACGCATGCCTTCGGTGAGCACTGTTCTGTACAGGCTCATGCGCTGGCGTGGCCGGTCCAGATCGAGGACGCGCAGTCCGGACCACGCGATGTGCAGCGGCAGCTCCACCATCCCGTGCTCGGGCCCGGCCAGTTCGTCGAGGCTGGACGGCAGGCGCCGCTGGTACCTCGCTCGCAGCACCGATGCGATGTAACTGGGCTCGTCGTGCACGGCATCCGTCTTCCTCTGCGCACTGGCTCTGGGCTGCACAAGCTGCTGCGCCTGGCTGGCGCGCCAGCCGCGCTGCGGGGGCGGTAGCGGGCGAAGCGGGCTCGTTGGCGGGAGGAGGTTACTCCAGGGCGGCGATGAGGGGTGCCGTGCCACCCGAGTGTCGAGCCACGGCCAGCCGTTCATGAGCCCGGTAGGGCTCATAGGGAATCGGCTTGAGGGGCCCGGGACTTGGCTCCGCAGGTCAACGCACTGATCGCCTGCCTGTTCTTCTTCTGCGAGCCCTTGGCGTGTCGCTGTTGCGGCCCTCTTGGAGGTGAGCAGCCCCTGCCCGCCAGCCAGGGACTTGCTCAGTTTTAGAGAGCGAAGTCCGATAGAAGTTACTGGAAAGTAGGGTTGGTGCCGGAGATCGAGTGTGTGCCTCGGTGACTCGGCTTTGCCTGCGGTTTTGTGGGGTGGCTCCGCGGGCCTGCTCAACAGGAGCCTTGGCTGCTCAGGGGCAAGAGGCCGCCGGTAGTGGCGGTCGTGGGGCGCGGACGTACAGGCTCCGAGTCGGCCCAGTGTCGTGGCGTGACATCGCTTCGTCGGGCCTGGTCCGAACCGGACGGGCTTGCCACCGTAGGGTGACTTCTCGTACCAGCTCGGGGGAGTCCGGGGCATCAGATGCGCACAGCA from Streptomyces sp. NBC_00258 includes:
- a CDS encoding EboA domain-containing protein, with the protein product MPDSPTPPSLPDLTPDARAWLDTATVRIASDPHAVRAAFPAAARRCGKAAADQVRAALLLALPLRGSALAAEVTGLYRHGDAAEQRAVLYALPLLDAADPDLGDRALPVTREALRSNDTTLVEAALGPYAARHLDPDAFRQAVLKCVFCEIPLDRISGLAERTDAELTRMLTDFARERIAAGRPVPADITSLNGPTPQAPPRDERISKGAA
- a CDS encoding SCO3242 family prenyltransferase → MAHKIQRWRHRLLDLAELVRAPAALSVPGDVLVGAVASGRPLGPRTLGTMGSSVCLYWAGMALNDYADATLDAVERPGRPIPSGRIPRRTAFTTASALTAAGLGLAALSGGRRALRTAVPLAGLVWAYDLALKNTPAGPAAMAGTRVLDVLAGARTPAPALPAALVVGLHTYTVTTLSRHETTGAPAAVPAASLAASTVVSLCAAVTATTAGRTSRLGAAAGAAGYLVTFGSAQVRALGEPSAPNIQRAVGAGILGLMPLQAALTAGAGAPRAAALLAAAHPIARQLVRKVSPT
- a CDS encoding alkaline phosphatase family protein; the encoded protein is MTAPAKPLVVLDIVGLTPRLLKHMPAVAALADRGFQARLGTVLPAVTCSVQSTFLTGVLPREHGIVGNGWYFRDVGDVLLWRQHNHLVGGEKLWHTARRSRPDFKVANICWWYAMGADVDFTVTPRPIYYSDGRKEPDCYTYPPSLHDELTDRLGPFPLFTYWGPNAGLPSSQWILGAARQLFDEHRPDLSLVYLPHLDYEPQRTGPDSPETARAARQLDDAIRPLIDHLLAAGATVVALSEYGIAPADRPVDINRALREAGLLEVYTQDSMEYLDPWTSRAFAVADHQIAHVYVRDPADLAKTTEIVAGLDGVAELLDKDSKSAHGLDHERSGELVAVAEPGAWFTYYYWLDNARAPDFARQVEIHRKPGYDPAELLYDPDVPALKLRAAAQIARKKLGFRYRIRTVPLNPSGVRGTHGRLPDNPEYGPVLLCSEPALRQEEYAATEVKDLLLRLAGLPAPTGATAEDTADKGDVDRV
- a CDS encoding transcriptional regulator — its product is MHDEPSYIASVLRARYQRRLPSSLDELAGPEHGMVELPLHIAWSGLRVLDLDRPRQRMSLYRTVLTEGMRDDLCRYLNKGILLELWPVLHKLISRTIKDVWEEAFPELQP
- a CDS encoding sugar phosphate isomerase/epimerase family protein; protein product: MSTPGGDGAPRPDVTDLRFGYGTNGFTNHRLDDVLRVLADLGYDGVALTLDHGHLDPYADDLPRRVDRLAHSLDDLGLSVTVETGAPYLLDPWHKHIPTLMSESGTERRVDLLRRAIRIAADLGSPTVQVCSGPPPAGLPEELAWKRLATGCEAVLATATEFGVTVGFEPEPYMFVDTVERCLKLRELLGGHERFGITFDVGHAHCVEDARVLDCLRRAAPHCVNVQVEDMRRGVHEHLEFGRGEIDFPPLLAELAAHGHRGLVSVEIQGGSLDAPEVARRSLDFLRTALAAGTGAGSARS
- a CDS encoding TatD family hydrolase, which produces MRIFDPHIHMTSRTTDDYEAMYAAGVRALVEPAFWLGQPRTTVGAFTDYFDALLGWEPFRAAQFGIQHFCTIALNPKEANDPRCLPVLDELPRYLAKDRVVAVGEIGYDSMTKEEDEALARQLELAIEHELPVLVHTPHRDKAAGTRRTLDVVRESGIAPEHVLVDHLNELTVAMVKESGSWMGFSIYPKTKMSEDRMVRILREYGTERVLVNSAADWGRSDPLKTRKTADAMLADGSFDQDAVDEVMWRNPVAFYGQSGRLDLDDVPKPDDSGLFEGNSVRRGGE
- the eboE gene encoding metabolite traffic protein EboE, with product MRLHHRDGTTVHLAYCSNVHTAETLDGVVTQLTEYAEPVRKELGTDLLGIGLWLAHDVVTELADSPSALTRLRDELALRGLETVTLNAFPYEGFHREVVKKDVYLPDWADDRRLDYTLACARVLAGLLPDDAVRGSVSTLPLAWRAPWPRARWERAHRSLDRLTTGLAALHRETGRRIRVAFEPEPGCVVENTTQAVRELGGLDPDWLGVCLDTCHLAVQFEEPAAALARLADAGLPVVKVQASAALQADVPADLAARAALAGFAEQRFLHQTRARTAKGVRGVDDLPQALAGELPDDAPWRVHFHAPLHAAAEPPLHTTVPVLSDVLRRLLGGAEALCDHIEVETYTWNVLPPGLRPTDPAGLATGLAAELAWTHQELTALGLTPGSLSKETST